TCCAAGGATTAAGAAGCCTGTGGGACACATTGCATTGAGCTTCAAACCCGAGGACAAGCCACGTTTGACGGATGAGTTCATGGCTAAGATAGCCCTTGAATACATGCAGATGATGGGGATAAAAGATACTCAATTCATCATCGTAAGGCATCACAACACCGACAATCCACATTGTCATATCGTGTATAACCGCATCAATAACGAGGGCAAGCTCATATCAGACAGGAATGATTACAGGCGTAATGAGCAGGTGACCAAGGCTCTAAAATCCAAGTATGGGTTGACCTACGGAACTGACAAGAGCAAGACTAGCACTCGCAAATTGCGCAATGCGGAGCGTGCAAAATACGAGATTCACAATGCTGTCAAAGATGCCTTAAAAGTTGCAGATAGCTGGCAGAAGTTCAAGAATGAACTTGCAAAGCGAGGTGTTCTCTTGGAGTTAGTCTATAAGGACAAGAAGAGAACCAAGGTACAAGGCATCCG
This is a stretch of genomic DNA from Segatella hominis. It encodes these proteins:
- a CDS encoding relaxase/mobilization nuclease domain-containing protein gives rise to the protein MIGKLKKGSSFGGCVRYVTGKDEAKIIASDGVLLGTNAEITQSFELQRQLNPRIKKPVGHIALSFKPEDKPRLTDEFMAKIALEYMQMMGIKDTQFIIVRHHNTDNPHCHIVYNRINNEGKLISDRNDYRRNEQVTKALKSKYGLTYGTDKSKTSTRKLRNAERAKYEIHNAVKDALKVADSWQKFKNELAKRGVLLELVYKDKKRTKVQGIRFSKDGYSFKGTQISRGYSFGKLNARFEGTENLLSARASSAKQYEQGCCKNEQEPSISESSQDPWDGISSIGLFASANAQTFEQFPEDESSKKKKKKRRRGFSL